In the genome of Vespa crabro chromosome 1, iyVesCrab1.2, whole genome shotgun sequence, the window ATGTCAAATAATTGACGACTTCATCCACCGTTTCCATTCTATAGTTATCGTCGGTTTATAGAGAAACGTACATAACCTTCGAATCACGAGGTTTATTAGAGCAAAAATAtctacatgtgtatatatatatatatatatacgtatctacatATGGATGTATATCTacacgtctctctctttctctctctctctctctctctctctctctctccgcaatattttcttttctcttctcttattctccAGTGGAAAAATAACTTTGATAGTAAAATCGCATCGTAATGAAGTAAGGATTGTatcgtaggaaaaaaaaaaagaaaagaaatacgaagaCGATTTCGTTTTGACGACAGTCctctgagaaaaagaaaaataatttagtgTAATAATTGTGACAATAATGAACGATTACTTACGATGCGtagtatagaaagaaaagaagaaagacagaaaaaaagtaataaataaaagtaaataaataaacaataacaaatatatatatatatatatatatgttcacaGAGAGTAGTGAgaatttttgaagaaaaactCCAATCCATTAAACGCGTTAGCTAACAAAGTGGAAACGGTTGGCCTAAGCGTAGTACAAATTTTTCAActagaaaaaaatcttattacaagaagaaaaaaaaaaaaaagaaagaaaaaagaggctgatataaaacaagaatgagagaatatttctatcgttcgagatatctaaaaaaaaagaaaaaaaaagaaaagaaaagatatctgaagatcgatagaaaaagattatgaagacgaataaaaagatgacgaagtcgaataaaaagaaaaaaatgacgaatGGTCCTTTCGATGTCAAATCGAACGAGATATACATCGGCTCTCGTATATAGAATTTCATGATGCGCAATACGaccatatatctatctatgcaTCTGCGGTATTTAATAACGTAGAAAATTCAGTGTTCCAAAGTGTAAATTAGTTTTCTATATTGATATCtacgtaatattaattaatgaaatacagGCCTATCGCTATAAGTAGGAACAGATATTTGCGATACtcttgtacatatatagattcCTTTGTACgatatactttattatatatataatatatatatatatatatatatatattatatattaaatatatattatataataatataatattaaatatatattataaataatgtaagaTAACATTTCTGcgcgaaaaacgaaacaatggaaagtgatatatatatatatatatatatatatatatatatatatatatatatatgtcgctTGCTGGTAACTAAAATACGAAGTAAGGAGTCGTCATTTATCCTgatcatttgtatatatgtgcgtgtatatatatatatatatattatacagtacatatatacaaattgaaTCAATTATCCTTGGCTACAATATACGTAGGTATTAATAAATGTGTTTACGCATTAGAAAACCTCAAgtgtaataatagaaagaaaaaaaaataaataaataaaaaactaaaaagttaaataaatacataaaaaaaagtacagaGATTAGATTCGCATCTAACAATAAGTAAAGGCAACGAGATATTAttgtatgaaagaaaaaaggaaaaagaaaaaaaaaaaagatagaaaagaaattgtaattaCGATATAACATGCTAAGTAATTAGTCACTATTGCCTGTCATTATGTTACGAATATTATGAATACCACTTGCGAGTCGTAAGGTTTGATAAAGTttcaaaatttgtattttcttatcttatttaGATCAGGGATCTTGtggtctttttcttttttgctttttttttttcttttttctttttctttaatacacTATATCCATTTAGTATGCTATGGtatctttataatttgtaataagaaatataaaaaaaaaattatgctaACACATGaagtaaataatgataatcttcAAATTCgattatagaaaaatgttaaaacttaaGTATCATTGCCAAGTAcctttataatattgtaagtGGTAGCAAGTATCTTATCTGGcatgatacatatgtatttatgtatttagatgagaatacattttataatctaCGAAGACAAATAACCAAGGAACtatctgcaaaaaaaaaaaaaagtaaaaagaaaaaataaaaaagaaaaaaaaaacaagtaaacaaattgtttaataaaataatataattcaatggAAAAGCATGAATATCtgaaatttaagaaagcgacattgtAAGGCAATAATCTTGTAAAGATGTTCGGAAAGACTGTAGAAAATAAACTAAATAACgagcataaaaataatttaactaatctgtttttactatattgtaaatttcttaacaatataataactaaaaggaaacaattatgtatatatacatacacatgtaccaccaattttctaatgaaattatcatatttttaagaagtatatgaaaatgtaatatctttcctttcgtcgattacattaataaaccgtaaacaaaataaacgcTACAAATataccttctcttttttttctttctctctttgcatTTTCAACAGGACAAGAGATCATTACTATAAAGtacgtaattattaaatcttaattatgttaaatatacattaaaaaatattgtatcgttaaatttataaaagaggTATTATTTCCTCCTTTAGACCAATTCAAatgcaatataaaatttgttttatgtaAAGTCAATATTATGTATGTtctatatttcaaaatatacttatattttatttgtttgaacAACGCATACATCACTTTCTATCACAGTATTgcagtataattattttatagctAGAGAGTTATGTATATTAACAAATCCACGCAAAACaacactaaaaaaaaaattaagttttatcgaatttgtaattacataatttttttaattagcaTATAAAAAGTCAATCTAATCTTCCATGTTACTCGAAAgcagcttatatatatatatacatatacatatacatatacatatatatatatatatttttttttttcacaagttctttaataaatgtattaataatttatgcaAAAAATTGCATGTAAGCAAGATGTTTTtatgaatgataaaataaaaatataagcaaAATAAgaaatctattatataatCGCTTTATATGTATCTGCATGAGAAATATTACCAATGAGCGAGTACGCAGAtacattttaaagaaatcGTTGATAAAACCTTTGCCAAAaggtaacgaaaaaaaaaaaaaacgaaatttcgaTCATTCTTCTAATGAATAACAAAATAccaaattgataaaaaaaaaaaaataatgtaaaatattttcaatatccattaattttaaatgagTATATTCAATTGTGCGTGCACTTAAATTTACATACTTACAAGCTATGttttaaatttctaattatttcattttgatttcaATGGTGACTATCAATCAACTCTTTGGCGAGatgctaatatcattattctaTGACTCAATTGAACATTATGGTCTCGTAAATATCTTATTAAGTCAGCTTGTTTTTCAAGTAATTCTTCTAAATTTGAGCCTCTATGATGGTATCCAATTTCACCACTGCTTGCATAAGAATCTTGAGTAAAAGATGATAACCATTCCTCTCTTTTAACATCTGGTAAAGGGCGTAACCTATTGAATCTTATAACTCTTTCTgccaaaatgaaatataaaaagaatttgagAAACATGAATAAGATaacttttatcaataaaatataaaatatacttactAATATAATTCACATAAACTGGAACGATTACCATAAATTCTATGGTAgttaagaatataatataattaataggtGTTAACCATTCCGATGCCCTGCAGTATTGttcataattcattttatgaGTATGATGTAAAATTACAGCTAACAACAAATAGCATGTATTCCATAGTGATGTTATAAAAAGAGGTGTTCTTATATGTTGATAAGTTGATTGATAAAAATCAAGATATCCCCAAATTCTTAATGTATGATGTTTGGCTTTTACAACATAATCAGTGATCATAACTATTAACCAATATAAACAGTGAAGGTATAAGTATATGAAATAAGTATcacatttgttttcttcttggGGCCATACCGAGATGAATATAATTCCGACTATTTCTAATGCTACCTaaagaatttcaaattttgtataatacatcttatttattttttataatgttaacATATGATGCATACTTACACCATAGAGTAATGATATCGCCACGATGGGTAAGGTATCCAATTTTTGAAAGTTATCTTCTTCTTGAGAAGTTAAAACAGGTTGAAGATATTCTTCGTCGTCCATATTTATAGATACATCAAGGTAAATCCCAAAAGCTATATACAAacgtaacgatattattaacttAAATCTTAACAACGTCATTCAGACATAAGGTTATGTTTACAGTTTCATCGTGGAttgacaattaaaaaataagaaaaattatctgatcgaataaattgattaatataataaaaaaaaaaaatatatatatatatatatacgtaaccGTTAAAAGATTATAGCTGTATCGAACGAATTATTCTATCGAGtgattaaacatttttcgaagaaatatgTCACGATCATAGAACATATCACTAATCAATTCACATTTTGACGAATTTAATATGGAAGACAATTATTCGTATTAGAATCTTATATATTGTATCGGTacgtatattttgtttatatccaCGTatctataaaagatatttgatATCCTGTCTCAGTGCAAAGTTTATATGTacttacagagagagagacgatcgCTTCTAAACACGTGACGTAAGATCAAGATGGCTGACTGGTAAGCAAACGACGCGGGTATCGACCATTTAAACGTGTGTACATACACAATGaccagaaaaatatatatgacgcagtgtgtgtatgtgtgtatgcgtgcgtgcgtgtgtgtgtgtgtgtgtgtgtatgtgaagacaaatttttataaatcaagaAATGCGTCGGGgggaaaaatgtttataagtaACTGTGTATgagattagatatatatatatatatatatatatatgtacatgtatgtatgtatgcataaacGGAATAATGTGTATTATCAATCAACGATAcgttttgtataaatatacacagGAAGCAGTAAAGACCGATGGTCgtggatgaaaaaaattttttaatctcacTTTAATCTAAGCTATGTATTTTACATCCTATAATATCGCTGTAACTTTCTACTGTTTGTATCAATAGatgaattatgaaattaaacggTTGGAGGGGAAAATGTGGCGGCGTgtcacgaaagagaaagaaaaagaaaaaaggagaaagagagagagagagagagagagagagaacgcgtgCGCAACCCTCGCCGAACACGTGCCGAAGGAATGAGCTTTTCCACGATCATTCCTCGAGAAGTTGCAGTAGCGCGCGCGCTTTCGCTTCCAAAAGACTATTACGATCcgttgttctttctctttattattcttttatttatctaaaaaatgtaaagagaaaatttaggAAGAAGTTACGCGCTagatctcaaaaaaaaaaagaaaaaaaaaagaagaagaagaagaaaaaccaaaaattTAGTCTTCTAATTCATGCtcttaaagtattatatataaaacatatataaaaattttgtgtatatatgtatatatatataaaacaattggATCATGATTACCAGAGAATCAACAAATCGTTGCATTGAAAAgatctaaataaaaatgagcAAAGACGGTAGTAGTGGAGAATCAGGCTGCCAAGACTCATCCGCTGGCGGTAGTCCAGGGGATACTGCCGTGAAAGATGTAAACGCTAGTATTTACGAGAACAAAGAACCGAAAAAAATAGTGCGCATTATCACGGTCCTGGCGTACATGTTCTCCGTAAGTTTCGTCGCAATCGTATTAAGCgcttattatatattcctttGGGAACCACCGAATCCACGACTCATGCACGGCACCGCGATTCGTTTAAGGGCCGATCcgcaattaaattttcttcgtgCCGAATTACCATCCAAAACGcatttaaaagaaacgatctcacaggattcatcatcgagaaataataattctatcgaAAGAACACGGGAACGCATCCAGGGACGTACTCTCGATTACGATGGTTTCGAGGAATCATTAACGTCCTTAAAAACTACCCTGGCCGAACTTATACGcgaaagaaacaacaacaacaacaatgattCTTCCTCGATcggagaatattttattacacgtggtaacaatgaaaattacgagaagataaatgagaaaataaattcacgATGGAAAAATCTTCGAATGAATTATAACACAACGAGATATTCAATCGatcgacgagagaaaaaggacaaaTTGGATGATACGACATTAacggataaaattatttataacaattcgATGGATGATCGACGACAAAACGAAGagggaaataataaagaaagtaagtaaataaattgggtaaaagaattctttttcttttctttcatttcatttattcttttcttttatttttctcttctttcttttcaagaaaaaaaaaacgatccgattagatttttaaatatcgttcatcataaatcatataaatggataataaaatttatttcgattgaaaatatctCATATCTCGTAGGATAGTTTCCAACACGGTTGTCGTATAAAACAGTCACCAAAGCGGGATGCTTAGAGAATTtagagaaaatttatagaaCGCTTTTCGTAGTCGCATAAACAGGCTGTACTCGTATGGTTTGGTTTATTATACAACGAGTTGCGTCAGCTTCGTTCACTTTCCAACGATCCAGAGATCTCTCTCCTTTTAGATTCTAGACTCGTGTGTttattttatccattttttaaaacaaaacaacagcgacgatgacgacgacgacgattattaggataataaatttgaCTAAAACTTTCCtatttgaatttaaatgaACGTTTAGATTGATTAGTCAACGTTTGAATGTATTGACgagtcaaaaagaaaataacatttcgagtcttataatttatgtttagttatatatatatatatatacataacagttgaatatttatatatatatacacagttgAATCATGATTATTAGAGACTATAAATTGCAAATGGATAtctaacaatgaaaataaataaagaaataatcaatGGCACACCATATTGACtttgacgtatatatattccaaCTCGACGTActactacatacatatgtatatatatatatatatatatatatatatatatatatatgtggaagaatattcatgttaatataaaatttcgtaAAGCAATAAACTTTGCTTTGTacgtaattgaaaatattccttaATCAAATAATACAGAGTTACGTCCGGTTAAATATGATTATCCGTTTAAGTATTTCATTATggaatattatcgatgaaaggggaagaaaaaagaaaaagaaaaggaatcggTGTAAGAAGGTTGGAGAAAAAGCTAAAGGGGTTGAGGGGAAAGAGACGATTAAAGCCTTAGAAATAAGGGTAGCGATATGGATGTACGAACGTGCTAGGATAATCATCCCCTTATTGTGAACGTAATAAGTGTAACAGGGTCAGTTCGATTCCGTTATGGCTTCTTTTAATCTTAGTTACATCAGTTGACGGATGAGTTGCATAAAACATAAGAAGTTTCTTTCATAAATTGCATCtctttcgtaataaaataCATCGATCGAATTCTAATCGACTAAATATGATTAATTCAAGAAATTCTTTAGCATCGTCTAAATATAATCCTTCCTAAATTCGaacatttaaatgaataaaataatatgggTTTGATCGAACGATCCGTGTTTGCCAAAGTaaaagaacgttatattcattctGACGCACATCATTTCGACAGAAACAAAGGTGTGCCATCATAATCATACAAGATACATTGGGGATTTCAAAAAgaatagttttttcttttcttttttcttttttatcgatcttcgaaaaaaagaaaaagaaaaaagaaacaaaaatgtcGAACGTCTTGtcggaaaaaaatttgttatcttTACCACTCCTCAGTACCAAGGTCAGAGTTCACCAAAGGTTTAAGGATATGCCCGGGATAAAATTCGctttatataacataaaaaaaaaaaaaaaaaaaaattcgaaattcatgaagatttatatttatgaaaggAATATGAGATCTCGTCGTCGTTGGTcgttttaaataagaaaaaaaaagaaacaaaaacaaaaaaagagaagaaaaaagaaaaagaaattaagagaaATGGAATATCTTCAAATGATTATGCAAATGATTATCTTCtttgttatttctctcttttcctctttctttctttttctattttctaatagattattttgaaaagaacTTTATGAGGATGAATAAAAgcatgaaatgaaatttcatttgtaTACGTTCGAATGTGAGGTACGAGTATCATATGATTTATCGATGTTTGCCAGAaacgtttgaaaatatatataaaaaagaaaaaaaaaaaaaaaagaaaaagaaaaaaaaagaaaaaaaaagaaaaaaaagaaataaagaaggaaagcaccaacaaaataaaaacaaatagaaaaaatctaATCATatcaaatcgaatcgaatcgaatcaaatcaaatcaaataaaaaaagaaaaaaagggaagcttgtgaaaaagaatgtttcgagaaaaaattcgaagaaagtaaatacatgaaggaaaaatgaaaactaaaaGCTATACAaaatgtgtctgtgtgtgtgtgtgtgtgtgtgcacttACGCGCGCGAAagctcttctctttctttctatcgtccTGGGTTTTGAGTTCACGTATTGGTCGAGTTTGCGCATTAGAGGAGCTTGCAAGACGCATATTCTGATATTTTCTGAGCTGGGTGTGCTTTTAGTAGTAAAAACGGCAAAGCGTTATAAGGTCGATCtgaaagaaaagtagagaaagagaaatagccgagcgatagaagaagaaaaagaaaaaaagagaaagaagaagaagaagaagaaggtgccgtgtttttaatatgtaagAGACtaacacacaaatatatacacacatatatatatatatatacacacacacatacacacacacaaagatatttctttttctttattattttttatctcttttttactaCCAATCCGTCGAgcaattcatataaaatatatgttcacTTAGTCATTCTTGTCAAAACAACAatcgtgtgtatatgtatgcgtgtgcaTATGCGCGCGTGTGTTGTGTAAAATCACGACGAGAAGTATTTCACTAGGTTAGAATGCACATggacatttatcatattacaTACATGCACGATTTTCTACTATTACGAGAGTTCATCGAatgcaatatataatatgatacgATCGCATGCACCAAGTCttgataataaacaaaaagaattaattaacatgtatgtatctctacgtgtgtgtgcgtgtgcgtgtatcTGTAGGTATATACGATGGCTACgtgcataaatatattaccGACTTACAACCAATTCGTTTAactagaatttaaaaaattagaaaagtattaattactgatgaatgaattaattaaatttataaaaaaagaaaaaagaaaaaaaagggggaaaaaaaaaaaagaaagatgtaaTTATCgagtctttttttctttttttctttttttttttttttttttttttttcaatgacgaATCTGTTCGAATCGTGGATCGGGAATACGTTCGTTCTTAAATCATCGTCAAAAAATACAAGCAAATCaccaaaaaagaagaaaaaaagaaagaaagaaagaaaaagtaagaaaaaatctCTTATACATTGAAATCTTAATGGATTTAGATCGAAGATGCAGCTTCCAAGAAAGATGAGCGCTCAAAATGTAGTGGCAAGCATAACTCGTACTTTGGGTACTCGTGAAAAAGTACAAGCAAACGAGATTCGTTTCGCtggtgaagaaagaaaggataaattGTATGAACCTAagcataagaaaaaattagtaCGTGTATTGACTGTAATAGCGTACATCATATTCGTTAGCATGGCCGCCATTCTTCTTTCCTTGTACTATACTTATATTTGGGACCCGGAGCATCAAGCTGTTAGAACGAGGGCGCATAAACCTGATTGTGCAACTATTAAAACTTCTGACTCTTTAACAATTCCATCGTTTTCTTATggtaatatatatctaacgaTCACATATCATaggatttttatataataaaaaaaaaaaaaaatatatatatatatatatatataaaagaaagaaaagaaagcacgacacatatttatttaatcgaatataatatatatatttctttttctagcatatctttttatattttttaacaactTTTTCAgcacaattttttatttaatatttacagaAACTCAGATTGAAAAGATGACTGCTAAAACAATGACAACGAATGGTACAATGGACGACACGTCAGAAATGTCTATGACTACTCTACGTGAAAAAAGTCTTTTCCAAATATTAACCGAAAGTACCAAATCCAAAGAAGTATTACCTTATGTATCTTCTTCAGTTGCGTCTACGGAACTTCAAATGGTCGATGTTGTTGCCATTACCGAGACATatgaagagaataaaagtCGGAATTAATTgtggattattatttaatttctttttttttttgtttctttgttttttttttttttctatcattgtacAGCGTCA includes:
- the LOC124430318 gene encoding transmembrane protein 192 gives rise to the protein MDDEEYLQPVLTSQEEDNFQKLDTLPIVAISLLYGVALEIVGIIFISVWPQEENKCDTYFIYLYLHCLYWLIVMITDYVVKAKHHTLRIWGYLDFYQSTYQHIRTPLFITSLWNTCYLLLAVILHHTHKMNYEQYCRASEWLTPINYIIFLTTIEFMVIVPVYVNYIKRVIRFNRLRPLPDVKREEWLSSFTQDSYASSGEIGYHHRGSNLEELLEKQADLIRYLRDHNVQLSHRIMILASRQRVD
- the LOC124430285 gene encoding uncharacterized protein LOC124430285 isoform X3, whose amino-acid sequence is MQLPRKMSAQNVVASITRTLGTREKVQANEIRFAGEERKDKFMAAILLSLYYTYIWDPEHQAVRTRAHKPDCATIKTSDSLTIPSFSYETQIEKMTAKTMTTNGTMDDTSEMSMTTLREKSLFQILTESTKSKEVLPYVSSSVASTELQMVDVVAITETYEENKSRN
- the LOC124430285 gene encoding uncharacterized protein LOC124430285 isoform X2, which gives rise to MQLPRKMSAQNVVASITRTLGTREKVQANEIRFAGEERKDKLYEPKHKKKLVRVLTVIAYIIFVSMAAILLSLYYTYIWDPEHQAVRTRAHKPDCATIKTSDSLTIPSFSYETQIEKMTAKTMTTNGTMDDTSEMSMTTLREKSLFQILTESTKSKEVLPYVSSSVASTELQMVDVVAITETYEENKSRN
- the LOC124430285 gene encoding MATH and LRR domain-containing protein PFE0570w isoform X1, whose product is MSKDGSSGESGCQDSSAGGSPGDTAVKDVNASIYENKEPKKIVRIITVLAYMFSVSFVAIVLSAYYIFLWEPPNPRLMHGTAIRLRADPQLNFLRAELPSKTHLKETISQDSSSRNNNSIERTRERIQGRTLDYDGFEESLTSLKTTLAELIRERNNNNNNDSSSIGEYFITRGNNENYEKINEKINSRWKNLRMNYNTTRYSIDRREKKDKLDDTTLTDKIIYNNSMDDRRQNEEGNNKEKTQIEKMTAKTMTTNGTMDDTSEMSMTTLREKSLFQILTESTKSKEVLPYVSSSVASTELQMVDVVAITETYEENKSRN